The Pungitius pungitius chromosome 10, fPunPun2.1, whole genome shotgun sequence genome has a window encoding:
- the pikfyve gene encoding 1-phosphatidylinositol 3-phosphate 5-kinase isoform X1 — MAADDRSSSSSSADWSVEPPVSSPTSPSHLTHFKPLTPEQDDPPLRSAYSSFVNLFRFNNKEDGRSPSTVSEKPDAPSPSPQSERRSWSTSPTQSLYSSRVHRKQQPDLLRRTSTASDGSRKSDTPLSNHDPRTAVQLRTALKRLKEIMEGKSQDSDLKQYWMPDSQCKECYDCNEKFTTFRRRHHCRLCGQIFCSRCCNQEIPGRFMGYTGDLRACTYCRKIALSYAHSADSCSIGEDLSALSDSTGSVCVLEPSEPRTPVGGRKSSRNIFLEEDLTWQRKTPIGMRKNMIHQEQQNSGLTSRLTARQEDVGKSPARKRSASVTNLPLDRAGSSMAPSYDSAVSPPTSRGMSGAKSGTKLDHSEEERKILLDSSQLKDLWKKICHNSTGMEFQDHRYWLRTYPNCIVGKELVNWLLRNGTISTRAQAIAIGQALVDGRWLDCVTHHDQLFRDEYALYRPLQNTEFSETPSPDSDSVNSVEGHSEPSWFKDIKFDDSDTEQLADESEYAMPNSASPSKRTSVSSSQSVVDSDSAASINLNMEQNNVNFHIKKQSKYPHVPSAADQKAEFHPSEDGGQNIVISDAFIKESLFNRRVEEKAKEMLFTPLGWHHSSLDQLREENGEKKAMERLLSANHSHMMALLQQLLYSESLSLSWRDIIVPVVRQVVQTVRPDVRNCDDDMDIRQLVHIKKISGGRKFDSTVVNGFVCTKNIAHKKMNSHIKNPKILLLKCSIEYLYREESKFSCIDPIVLQEREFLKNYVQRIVDVRPTLVLVERTVSRIAQDMLLEHGITLVINVKAQVLERVSRMTQGDLVMSMDQLLTKPRLGTCLKFFMQPFTLANDEAKTLMFFEGCPPHLGCSIKLRGASDYELARVKEIIMLMVCVAYHSQLEISFLMDEFAMPPSLAQSTSFPCLLEGTSAEEEAEEEKGEEKGEEEEEGEEEEEEEEEEEKEETSEGSLEKTVVPEDSALGGGTEEEGLPVESSPKTGDVDTFREKHFADSSSPVRDGGGGNMVKMTSTPFSSPIALHPQCVPPPFLLEEDQEMDSDTLIMAPGGEAAEEGSPEAREGSLAKGDSRDPAPPARSFRDPLQDDTGMFVAEQVDSSDDRLKSISAGFKQELKEIILCISPFITFKEPFLLTPAGMHCPSRDYFPEQVYLSPLLNKDYKELDGRRKRQLLKDSAPSALVSGQANGAFQPKPVSVLPSHGLTSTRIVEPLSGSQDLAKMLADYRAKGGRIPQRDAADPFCAATPVGAQSKAPDAPPRPPARADSEEERPGRLTDVSWAPKLDCLNPVNHQRLCVLFSSSSAQSCNAPNPCVSPWIVTMDFYGKNDLSLGVFLERYCFRPSYHCPSMFCETPMVHHVRRFVHGSGCVQIVLKELDSPVPGYQHTILNYSWCRVCKQVTPVVPLSNDSWSMSFAKYLELRFYGHQYSRRANAEPCGHSIHKDYHQYFSYNQMVASFSYTTVRLLEICLPRPKIFIRNLGPSKTNLQQDLKDFTQKVTQVYLAIDDRLTSLKTDTFSKTREEKMEDLFAQKDMEEAELRSWIDKLQVRLQACALNSPQQVQAVLESLVMKKQALCEMLQSWNGRLQELFQQEKGRKRLSVPPSPGRHRQTPVDDSKCTLDSSPRNPSPVIQNGDKEDRHLCILSSSSSSMLPSPGDPGAEASTPVPSFTEQDSLSIPEDVFDGHLLGSTDSQVKEKSTMKAILANFLPGNSYNPIPFPFDPDKHYLMYEHERVPIAVCEREPSSIIAFALSCKEYKTSLDDLSKASNAGGDEVPQAASGGESRTKSSPARPGESASSQQSRSSVETDPLKDPELGDKQKKQTLNPHVELQFSDANARFYCRIYYAEEFHKMREEIMESTEEDFVRSLSHCVNWQARGGKSGAVFYATEDDRFILKQMPRLEVQSFLDFAPHYFTYITGAVQQKRPTALAKILGVYRIGYKNSQNNTEKKLDLLVMENLFYGRKMAQVFDLKGSLRNRNVKTDSGKESCEVVLLDENLLKLVHDNPLYIRSHCKAILRAAIHSDAYFLSSHLIIDYSLLVGRDDATDQLVVGIIDYIRTFTWDKRLEMVVKSTGILGGQGKMPTVVSPELYRSRFCEAMDKYFLMVPDHWTGLGVNC; from the exons ATGGCTGCCGATGACAGgtcctcgtcctcatcctcgGCGGACTGGAGCGTCGAGCCGCCCGTCTCCTCACCCACGAGcccctcccacctgacgcacttCAAACCACTGACTCCGGAGCAGGacgacccccccctccgctccgcCTACAGCTCGTTTGTCAACCTGTTTCGTTTCAACAACAAAG aggatgGACGTTCTCCCTCAACGGTGTCAGAGAAGCCGGATGCTCCGTCCCCTTCACCTcaatcagagaggaggagctggtccacaAGTCCAACCCAGTCCCTCTACAGTTCCAGGGTGCACCGAAAACAGCAGCCAGACCTCCTCCGACGTACCTCCACCGCCtcag ATGGCAGCAGGAAGTCGGACACCCCTCTCAGTAATCACGACCCTCGCACAGCTGTGCAACTCCGCACCGCACTGAAGAGGTTGAAAGAAATAATGGAGGGAAAGAGCCAG GACAGCGATCTGAAGCAGTACTGGATGCCGGACAGCCAGTGCAAGGAGTGCTACGACTGCAACGAGAAGTTCACCACCttccgccgccgccaccactgCCGCCTGTGCGGCCAGATCTTCTGCAGCCGCTGCTGCAACCAGGAAATCCCCGGGAGGTTCATGGGCTACACCG GAGATCTTCGGGCCTGTACGTACTGCCGTAAGATCGCGCTGAGCTACGCTCACTCGGCCGACTCGTGCTCCATCGGGGAGGACCTGAGCGCCTTGTCCGACTCCaccggctctgtgtgtgtgctggagccCAGCGAGCCTCGCACACCTGTGGGCGGACGGAAGTCCAGCAGGAACATCTTCCTCGAGGAAGACCTGACCTGGCAGag AAAAACTCCTATCGGGATGAGAAAGAA CATGATTCACCAGGAGCAGCAGAACAGCGGGCTGACCTCCAGACTGACGGCGCGGCAAGAAGACGTCGGCAAGTCGCCGGCTCGGAAGAG GTCCGCCAGCGTGACCAACCTGCCGCTGGACCGCGCCGGCTCCTCCATGGCGCCCTCCTACGACAGCGCAGTCAGCCCGCCGACCAGCCGGGGCATGTCGGGCGCCAAGAGTGGCACCAAGCTGGaccacagcgaggaggagaggaagatccTACTG GACTCCTCCCAGCTGAAGGACTTGTGGAAGAAGATCTGCCACAACAGCACAGGGATGGAGTTCCAGGACCACAGATATTGGCTGAGGACCTACCCcaactgcattgtgggaaaagaGCTGGTCAACTGGCTGCTGAGGAACGGCACCATCTCCACCAG GGCACAGGCTATCGCCATAGGCCAGGCTCTAGTGGACGGTCGCTGGCTGGACTGCGTCACGCACCACGACCAGCTGTTCAGGGACGAGTACGCCCTCTACCGCCCCCTGCAG AACACGGAGTTCTCGGAGACGCCGTCCCCAGACAGCGACAGCGTGAACTCCGTGGAGGGACATTCAGAGCCGTCCTGGTTCAAGGACATTAAGTTTGATGACAGCGACACGGAGCAGCTGGCGGATGAGAGCGAGTATGCCATGCCGA ACTCAGCCAGTCCCAGCAAGAGGACGTCCGTCAGCAGCTCCCAGTCAGTGGTGGACAGTGACTCAGCTGCTTCCATCAACCTCAACATGGAGCAGAACAATGTCAACTTCCACATCAAGAAACAGTCCAAGTATCCACATGTGCCTTCTGCAGCTGACCAGAAAG CTGAATTCCATCCGTCCGAGGATGGAGGACAGAATATTGTCATAAGTGACGCCTTCATCAAAG AGTCTCTGTTCAACCGCCGCGTGGAGGAGAAGGCCAAAGAGATGCTGTTCACTCCGCTGGGTTGGCACCACAGCTCTCTGGATCAGCTGCGAGAGGAGAACGGAGAGAAGAAGGCCATGGAGAGGCTGCT CTCTGCCAACCACAGCCACATGATggcgctgctgcagcagctgctctaCAGCgagtctctgtctctgtcctggcGGGACATCATCGTCCCCGTGGTCCGACAGGTGGTCCAGACGGTGCGGCCCGACGTTCGCAACTGTGACGACGACATGGACATCCGCCAGCTGGTCCACATCAAGAAG ATCTCTGGAGGCAGGAAGTTTGACTCGACGGTGGTGAACGGCTTCGTGTGCACCAAGAACATCGCCCACAAGAAG ATGAACTCCCACATCAAGAACCCCAAAATCCTGCTCCTGAAGTGCTCCATAGAGTATCTATACAGGGAGGAGTCCAAGTTTTCCTGCATCGACCCCATTGTGCTGCAG GAGCGAGAGTTTTTGAAGAACTACGTGCAGCGGATAGTCGACGTCCGTCCTACGCTGGTGTTGGTGGAGAGGACCGTGTCTCGCATTGCTCAGGACATGCTGCTGGAGCACGGCATCACCCTGGTCATCAACGTCAAAGCG CAAGTCCTGGAGCGGGTGAGTCGTATGACCCAGGGAGACCTGGTGATGTCCATGGACCAGCTCCTCACCAAACCCCGTCTGGGAACCTGCCTCAAGTTCTTCATGCAGCCCTTCACGCTGGCCAACG ACGAGGCAAAGACTCTGATGTTCTTTGAGGGCTGCCCTCCCCACCTGGGATGCTCGATAAAGCTGCGAGGAGCCTCCGACTACGAGCTGGCCCGCGTGAAGGAGATCATAATGCTGATGGTGTGCGTGGCCTACCACTCCCAGCTGGAGATCTCGTTCCTCATGGACGAGTTTGCCATGCCGCCCAGTTTGGCCCAGAGCACCTCATTCCCCTGCCTGCTGGAGGGCACGTCTgcggaggaggaagcggaggaggagaagggagaggagaagggagaggaggaggaggagggggaggaggaggaggaggaggaggaggaggaggagaaggaagagacgAGTGAAGGGAGCCTGGAGAAAACCGTAGTTCCCGAAGACTCGGCGCTGGGAGGAGGAACTGAGGAGGAGGGGCTTCCCGTCGAGTCCTCCCCCAAAACCGGAGACGTTGACACTTTTCGGGAGAAACATTTTGCCGACTCGTCCTCCCCTGTccgggacggggggggcggTAACATGGTGAAAATGACCTCCACGCCGTTCTCCAGTCCCATTGCACTGCATCCTCAGTGCGTCCCGCCTCCCTTCCTCttggaggaggaccaggagatgGACTCCGATACGCTCATCATGGCGCCTGGGGGGGAGGCCGCGGAGGAGGGGAGCCCAGAAGCCAGGGAGGGGAGCCTGGCCAAGGGGGACTCACGCGACCCGGCTCCCCCCGCCCGGTCCTTCAGAGACCCCCTGCAGGATGACACGGGGATGTTTGTGGCCGAGCAGGTGGATTCATCCGATGACCGTCTGAAGTCCATCTCCGCTGGCTTCAAGCAGGAGCTCAAGGAGATCATCCTGTGCATCTCCCCCTTCATCACCTTCAAAGAGCCGTTCCTCCTCACGCCTGCCGGCATGCACTGCCCCAGCAGGGATTACTTTCCAGAGCAG GTCTACCTTTCTCCCCTCCTCAACAAGGACTACAAGGAACTGGACGGGCGGCGTAAGCGGCAGCTCCTCAAGGactccgccccctccgctctgGTTAGCGGGCAGGCCAACGGCGCCTTCCAGCCCAAACCCGTCAGCGTCCTGCCCTCGCACGGCCTCACCAGCACCCGCATCGTGGAGCCGCTGAGCGGCAGCCAAGACCTGGCCAAGATGCTGGCCGACTACAGGGCGAAGGGGGGCCGCATCCCCCAGAGGGACGCCGCCGACCCCTTCTGCGCCGCCACGCCCGTCGGCGCGCAGAGCAAGGCGCCGGACGCCCCGCCGAGGCCGCCGGCGAGggccgacagcgaggaggagaggccGGGCAGACTGACCGATGTCAGCTGGGCGCCAAAG CTGGACTGCCTGAACCCCGTCAACCACCAGAGACTGTGTGTGCTCTTCAGCAGCTCGTCCGCTCAGTCCTGCAACGCGCCCAACCCCTGCGTCAGCCCCTG GATCGTCACCATGGACTTTTATGGCAAGAACGACCTGTCCCTCGGCGTGTTCTTGGAGCGGTACTGTTTCCG GCCGTCCTACCACTGCCCCAGCATGTTCTGCGAGACTCCCATGGTGCACCACGTGCGGCGGTTCGTGCACGGCAGCGGCTGCGTGCAGATCGTGTTGAAGGAGCTGGACTCCCCCGTGCCCGGTTACCAGCACACCATCCTCAACTACTCGTGGTGCCGCGTCTGTAAACAG GTGACGCCCGTGGTGCCGCTGTCCAACGACTCGTGGTCCATGTCTTTCGCCAAGTACCTGGAGCTCCGCTTCTACGGGCACCAGTACTCCCGCAGGGCCAACGCGGAGCCCTGCGGCCACTCCATCCACAAGGACTACCACCAGTACTTCTCATACAACCAGATGGTGGCTTCCTTCAG CTACACGACCGTACGCCTGTTAGAGATTTGTCTTCCTCGGCCCAAGATCTTCATCAGGAACCTGGGACCTTCTAAGACCAACCTGCAGCAGGACCTGAAGGACTTCACTCAAAA GGTGACGCAGGTGTACCTGGCCATAGACGACCGCCTCACCTCCCTGAAGACCGACACCTTCAGTAAGACGCGAgaggaaaagatggaggacCTCTTTGCTCAGAAAGAC atggaggaggcggagctgcgGAGCTGGATTGATAAACTACAGGTGCGACTGCAGGCCTGCGCGCTGAATTCCCCTCAGCAGGTGcaggcggtgctggagtcgctggtGATGAAGAAACAGGCTCTGTGCGAGATGCTGCAGTCCTGGAACGGCAG GCTGCAGGAGTTGTTCCAGCAGGAGAAAGGCAGGAAGCGTCTGTCCGTCCCTCCGAGTCCGGGACGCCACCGGCAGACGCCCGTCGACGACAGCAAG tGTACCCTGGACTCCTCCCCCCGCAACCCCTCGCCTGTGATACAGAACGGGGACAAAG AGGACCGACACCTGTGcatcctgtcctcctcctcctcctccatgctgCCGTCACCAGGAGATCCTGGAGCCGAAGCTTCCACCCCGGTGCCCTCCTTCACTGAGCAGGACTCGCTCAGCATCCCAGAGG ATGTGTTTGATGGACACTTGCTGGGCTCCACTGACAGCCAGGTGAAGGAGAAGTCCACCATGAAGGCCATCCTCGCCAACTTCCTGCCCGGCAACAGCTACAACCCCATCCCCTTCCCGTT CGACCCGGACAAACACTACCTGATGTACGAGCACGAGCGGGTTCCCATCGCCGTGTGCGAGCGAGAGCCCAGCTCCATCATCGCCTTCGCCCTCAG CTGTAAGGAGTACAAAACGTCGCTGGACGATCTGTCGAAGGCGTCCAACGCGGGCGGAGACGAGGTCCCGCAGGCCGCCAG CGGCGGGGAGAGTCGGACGAAGAGcagcccggcccggcccggcgaGTCGGCCTCGTCCCAGCAGAGCCGCAGCAGCGTGGAGACGGATCCCCTCA AGGATCCGGAGCTGGGGGACAAACAGAAGAAGCAGACGCTGAATCCACACGTTGAGCTGC AATTCTCTGACGCCAACGCGCGGTTCTACTGTCGCATCTACTACGCCGAGGAGTTCCACAAGATGCGAGAGGAGATCATGGAGAGCACGGAGGAGGACTTTGTCCGCTCGCTGTCCCACTGCGTCAACTGGCAGGCCCGCGGAGGAAAGTCTGGAGCCGTGTTCTACGCAACAGAAG ACGACCGGTTCATCCTGAAGCAGATGCCCCGACTGGAGGTCCAGTCCTTCCTGGACTTTGCGCCTCACTACTTCACCTACATCACCGGAGCCGTGCAGCAGAAA CGGCCCACGGCGCTGGCCAAGATTCTGGGAGTTTACAGGATCGGATACAAGAACTCTCAGAACAACACGGAGAAGAAGCTGGACCTGCTGGTGATGGAGAATCTCTTCTATGGACGCAAGATGGCTCAA gtgttTGACCTCAAAGGCTCCCTGAGGAACCGCAACGTGAAGACGGACTCGGGGAAGGAGAGCTGCGAGGTGGTGCTGCTGGACGAGAACCTCCTGAAGCTGGTCCACGACAACCCGCTGTACATCCGCTCCCACTGCAAGGCCATCCTGCGCGCCGCCATACACAGCGACGCCTACTTCCTGTCCAGCCACCTGATCATCGACTACTCGCTGCTGGTGGGGCGCGACGACGCCACCGACCAGCTGGTGGTCGGGATCATcg ATTACATCAGGACGTTCACCTGGGACAAGAGGCTGGAGATGGTCGTCAAATCCACCGGAATCCTGGGAGGTCAAG GCAAGATGCCCACCGTGGTCTCTCCGGAGCTCTACAGGTCCCGCTTCTGCGAGGCCATGGACAAATACTTCCTCATGGTGCCGGACCACTGGACCGGCCTGGGGGTCAACTgctga